GGCTGTGCTGCTGTTACGGCGCTAAATGTAGCCGGCGCAATTAAATCATTATAAATGTAATGAGAGGTAGTATTGACCACGCTCCCCGCTTTCGTAACAGGCGCTACATTTTGATAAACCACTTGAAGCATCGTTTCAATGTTACCATTAAGCTCTGAGGTACGATAAAACTGTCCAAGTCGGCCCACAAAGGTAATTGGTGAGTCAAAAGTATAAACTCGTGAAATACTGGGAGGACTTCCGGGTAGTGCAGTTGGCAAGGTTGTCAGGGTCTTGTTTTGGATACTGAAAGCGGTGGTTGGCCGGAATGTGAGTCCATCAATAGATACATCTGTACCTGCCGAAATGTAAAATCCCTCGGTTCCTGCGGTAAATTGAGCCGTAGCACTAAAAGAACATAATAGGGCCAGCTGGCAAAAGAGTAAATAATACTTCATAAGCGGTGATTTAAAAAATAATTGATTGGTAAGTAGACAATATTCTTGGTTAAAGGCATGGATTTGTAGAAATAATTTTACAATTAAAACATTTCAGCTTTAAATTTTATAATAAAGTTATTAAGTAGTAAATTCTGGATAGATATGGCGATTGATTAGTAGAGGCTGTTTGAAGTTGCTTTGTTTATTGTAGACTTGGTATTTTGGAATATTCCACAATGTCTTGGAGTTAGTTTCTGATGGTGTAATTTATCGGTGTCCGTAAAAACGGAGGTATACACAGACTAAGACTTTCTGCATATCCTGCGAAATGCCGGGCAACTTCCGAGACATTGAACTCTCCATCCTAAACGCAGATACTGCACATGTGTACCTGAACCAATATCCGGGTTTCAAACAGGTTTACGCCAACGATTTCGACAGCGATTACAATTCCGAAGGAACCATCCACATCAGCAACATCCCGGACGGAAAATACTTTTTGCAAGTCTTTTCCAAAGACACCGTCAGAGAATTGACATTCGAGTATACCGGCAGAAAAAGCCTGTCCCTTTTTATTTTTTTCTGCCTTATTTTTTCCTTCAAAGCCCCGGAACGTGACATTGAAATCCACATCCTGAACTCTTTGGAAGCAGATTTTTTCCTTCTGAAAATGCCGGAAGGAAAAGTAGTTTACCACGAAATGTTCGACAGAAACTACGTCAAAGTAGATGAATGGCACATCAAGGATATGCCTGATGGAAAATACAAATTCCAGGTGATTTCGTTTGAGAAATTACGGGACACAACGTTTATGTATACGGGCAAATCCTCGCTTACAATCCGATTTTGACTAGCAGCATGTATAAAAAAAAGGGATATTTAGCAATATCCCTTTTTACAAAATGTAATTCTAAATACATAAAGTGATTTACTTAGGGCTTAAATCTTACTAACAGCCAATTCATATGTCCCAGGTATTGACATAAACGCAGCAGTGTAGTTAAAATCCAAAACCACGTATGTCTCATTCTGCCCATTGGGTAAAATTCGTTTTACTTTATCTCCCTTTTCGATGATTAAAGATTCTGGTAAATTTTCGAAGGAAAATAAGTTTCTTTTAGGGCTTAATGTTGCGCTAAATTCATCTGAATTAGAAGAACCTTTTTTGTTGATGATACTAATTTTTTCCGTCTCAAATATTGAAAACATTGACATGATGTTCTAATTTAAAATGTGAAAAATAATGAGGTACCGAATTTCGATACCTCATTGGAATTAAAATCATCCTTCTGGGGGAAATGGATCATTACCATAACTATTACGTTCACGTATTTGACCATTCCTACCATGAATTAATAATTCCGATTGCTGATTAATCGCAATTTCTCGCGCTCTCTGAATTGCTTCGGCCTGTGTTTGTGTAATTACTGTTACACGGGAATTGCCTTCTCCCCTTACCCCCCAGTCTCCATTATGGGGAACTACGTGCTGATTTTTACCCACGGTTTTAAAAATTAAATGTTAAACTATTTTTTGATTGTTTGTTTATATGTTGTCGCAGGATGAGACTTCGCATATTTATTGGAAACAAACTTCCCTGTTACCGCACTTTTATTAACTTTTTGTGACATGACTAAACACCTCCTTTTCATTTAATTAGAACATATTACAGAAACTACCAAAGAAATAATATAGTTCAACGTTATCGTTTTATTTCTTTTATTTATTCAATTTAATTCAACTTTGAAGTTGTTTATTGATTAGAGCAAAATATTTTTTTTACTTTTATAAAGTAAAATGCACATATTGCAAGACTTTAACGATAAAGTTGAATTATTAACTTTATTTAGATGTTTTATAAACGATTTCTTACTTACCGTCCCTAACTGTGGCATCAGAAGCTGATGTGGAACAATTTTTGAGAGAGTTTTTTGTGAAATATGGAATTTTTAACATTCTTTTTGTCGAACGAACAAACCAAAAAAATGCTCAAACTTTACTTCAATTGGAAATATCACCCGCGAAACGACGGGAAGTAATTGAATCGATTATAGCAAAGGACTATGTTGAAGGTCCGATAAACGATGTTTTATATGGCGGTTCTCCTTTATGGGTATTCGGAAAAAAAATCCAGAAACAGGAACTATATATTAAAATTTCATACGGCCAACCAAATTCAAGTGTAATCTGCATCTCATTTCATATCGCAGAACACAAGATGACCTACCCATTTAATAAATAGATAAATCATGATTAGCCCAATAACTGGCAAGGAAATGCAAGTGCGATCAGAAATCGCCCCTTTGTCGTTTAGAAAAGAGAATTTTGACGTATTTTATCAATTTTACGAGTGTGAAACCTCAGGAATCCGATTTACAGATGATGCCTTAGATAAAATTAACATCACACAAGTTCATAATAGTTACAGAGCAAAGTATGGAATTCCATTTCCAGATGAAATTAGACAGATTAGACAAAGATATGGTATTTCGGCAAATAAAATGTCAGAAATTCTTGGTTTAGGTGCCAATTCATATAGACTTTATGAAACAGGCGATGTGCCTTCTGTCGCAATTGGTCGTTTAATTTTATCAATTAAACAGCCGGAAGAATTTATTAAGCAAGTCTCAGCTAGCTCGCACATTATCTCAAAAAGAGAAGCTGATAAATTAATTACGAATGCAAATTTAATTATTAACGAATGGGATAAAAACAAGAAGAAACTTTTCGGAATCTCTTTTCATAACAACTTTGCCGGTGAATTAACAGGATATAAAACACTTGATTTAGATAAGGTTAGTGGTATTATCTCATATTTCAATACAGTACATGCCATTTCACTTTGTAAGACTAAGTTGAATAAATTACTTTTTTATACAGATTTCAACGCTTATCAAGTCTATGGTTATTCAATGTCAGGATTGTCCTATCAAGCAATACAGTATGGCCCTGTTCCTTTTAGGTACGACAGGTTATATTTAAAATTGTGTGAAAGTGAAAAGATTACCATACGTGAAAAAGAGTATGGTGACGGAATATACGGTGATGATATTCGAAGTAATGAAAAATTTGACTCGTTTGACTTTCAGGATATCGATATTGAAATTTTAGAATTTGTTGCTAATAAATATGGTTTTTTACAGACAAAAATTATTGTTGATAGAAGTCACAAGGAGACAGCATGGATTGAAAATCACGAAGATTCCTCTTTGATAAATTATCGCTATGCATTTTGTTTAAACGAGAAGATTTCTCCAAAAGTCATTAGAGAACTAGATAAAGATCTCTCGTAAAATTTCTATTGCAGCGATCAAATCTATTAGTTCAACCACGTCTACAACTGCACAGCAGGCACTAAGGTCATATTTTCTGAAAAAAATCGAATCTTAATGCCTGCTTTTCTTTCGCACTTTCGGCCACAGGCATAAGGTTGTTCATATTTTATCAATTTACTTGTTAAAAATCAGGCTCATTACAAACTTGATAATTAGAAACCGTACACATATAAAATCTTAAAATTAACAGTTTTTATATACGGAGTAAGCCTAGCTTACAAAATCTAAAAGCGTCCCATAAAGCAAACATTTGCTTATGGGACGCTTTCCATTAACAATTTCCGAAAGCTGATGATTAGTTTTTATTTACATCCTTATTGCTTCCTTCGGCTGTTGCTTCCTGTTTAGAGAATATTGAATAACCTATACCTATGCTAATCCAAGGTTTCCCCTGATGTTTCCAACCAAAACGTTCCTGATTAATTTTACTGAGTAAATCTGTTCCAAAGAAAAGACCGGCCTGTACCCTATTATTTTCTACCATAGGTCCAATAGAAATAGAAAAAGCAGAATAATTGTTAGTTTCAACTAAATCACCTTCATTTCGTCTAACAGCCGATTTATCCAAAATGGTATTTGAAATACTATATCCAGTTATCATGGAAAACGTAGCGTTTCTATATTTCCTTTTAGGGAATGTATAACCGAGTCCTGCGCCAAAGTTAAATGCACCAGCAAAATCTCCATCACCGTGACTACGAATCCGGTACTTAAATGGAAAATTTATTAAACCGAAGGCCAGAGAACCCGTTAACCTTGTATTGTTAGAGGCATACATGTTAATATCAGCCATCGAGACTTTAAAATATCTCGTCGCATCATTGTATGCTTTCAAAGGATCAGTGGTTAAGCCCCACCACCCGGCGCAAGTGCAGCGGCATTCGCAAGTTTGGCCGCATTTGCAGCATCAGAAGGTTTTACACCATAAGTATTGTATACTAGTCCATCGCCACTCAAAGGGTCTTTGTAATCGATTATTTTAAGAATTACATCTGTCCCATTCAAATGTTTTATTACTCTAAAAAGCTGCCCATTTTTTGACTCAACAAATTCATGTTTGCTCGTTCCATCAATTTCTACCAATTCCATGGTGACTCGTTCTTTCCAGAAATAATTACCAAGTTCCGGTATCACATTATTTGTGGACTGGGCAAAAAAATTTAAACCCAAAAGGCTAATTAAAATTGTCAAAATTGTTTTCATAACAGAGAGTAGTTTTCGTGAGCTTCTAAAATAGATAATACTCGGTTATTGCAAAAGATAAAATTATCTAACGGTATTATTTATACGAAAATCACGTAACAATCCCACAGTCAACCCATTACCCAAGCCGCCAAACCAAAACCACAAACCAAAGCTTGTGTAGAGAGTTGCCTTTCCAACACAGTGAAACACCTCAATGTAACCAAATTTCCAGCCGCACAGCAGGCAGTAAGCCCAAGTATTCTGAAAAAGAAAACAAGCCTTACAGCCTGCTTTCCATCCGCACTTTTCGGCCACAGGCGTAAGGTTGTTCATATTTTATCCGTTTGCTCGTTTCGCGCGTAAGCTGCATGAAAAATGCAGCTTAGGGCTGAAAAAGGTTTCAGCCCGGCAATGGTAAACCCGCTTCTTTTCCCAACGCACAGTCCAGCCGCACAAAAGCGGGTTTAGCGGTCGACTTTTGCCGGCTGCTCATGGCCGTGCAAAAAGCCACGCCAGCCATAAAAATGGCTGTCATGCTTTTTGCTGTACGGTTCCCGAAAAGGCACAAGAGCAGCCGGCAAAAGTCGGCGGGGTGGGCCATGTAATTATTTTGCGGGGTTCTAATGTATGGCCCGCCCCTTTCATGTTTCTGTGCGCCCCCTTAGGCCATTTGAAGCTCCCCCGCACCCCCTTCTGCTGCAAATGGCCGGGGCCCCTATCCAGCGGCAGTCCTATCCAGAAACAACCCTATCCAGAAGTCGGCCTATTCAGCGGCGACCGGCACTTCCAACTTGGTCGACCGACGCAATCCGACTGAATATCCATGACCAAACCGCACAGAAAAACACACACACACGAAAAATGTGACCAAAAAGCCGGATGAAGTCTAAATCCCATGGTGTAAGTAAGACTTACAGTCTTGCTTTAGTGTAAGGTACTATTTAAAGGATCTGAGTTTCACTCTAATCCTTTTTCTTATTAACTGGTAACGTAATCCATTATTCTTCGTCTAATTTTATATCATACAGCACTCGCTGTTTGAGGAGGGTTTTACAGAAATGGATCGGGGTGTAATCTCTGATCCTTTTTCATTGATTCCCTAAATCATTATATGCTACCTCTATTGAAGAAAATAATAGCATCTCGGTTCGAAATATTTCCTTGGGGTACTCCGGAAATAGTATCGGGTTTATCGCTTGAAGCAATTCGCAATACTTATAAAAGGCTTCATTTTTATTGTAGAACTTTGAATTCACTACTTTCTTGTAAATCAAATTAAATGGTCGCGCATTTATCATTTTGTTCCTTGAAACATAAGCACTCATAGGAAAGAAGTGCATTGAGAAGTCCAAATGCTTATTTTTCATTTTGGCTATCAGCCAGTTCAAAGTATAGATTGCCCGGGCATCGTAAATTGCATATCTCTCACTGTCAACAAACGACGCAACTTTTGATAACGATGAAATTTTACCAAATAATCTGGAATCAAACGCCCGATTTTCTGCCAGCGTATTAAGTAAATCGTCAATAAGGATGATATTTTCATCGTTTTCCCGGAATGCCCCTATGCCTCCCCACTTTCGAATCATCCAAAAATAAGCCGAATGTGGCTTTTCATTTGGAATATGAGACTTTAATATTCTTTTCAAATGAACATTAGCTTCAAAAATGCTAGGTTGTGCATAAATTGATTTCTTGACATCATCCTTTAAAAAATCAGCCCTTTTAACTGCGCTGTCGGCACTAAATGTATATCCTTGATGAAGGTTTGAGACATTTAAATTTTCTCTGATAACCTGAGTAAATCTTTCCATAATTTATAAATTGATAGATAGGGTATTTTGTAACTGATAAGTGAAGTTTCAAATATTCTAATCACATTTTGGAGTTTTAAATTTCATAAAGTTATTATTCGGTCAACCATTCCGGCCCGAATTCCCGCAGACTCAGGAGCCTTTCCTTTTCGCAAGCAAATCCACAGCTCTGTACTCTGCGGGTTCGACCGGCTCAGAAACACCTTTTGCCAACGCACATTACCATACAAACTTCACGAAAGTTACGCACGGTTTGGAAAAGCAAGGGCAGGCTTGAAAGCGTGTCCGAAAGAAAAATCTCCACCGTAAACGGTAGTATTTTTTTCTCGGCAGACCCTTGCACGAATCCAAACCTAACACGTGACAACCGCGTAATGTTTGTACGGTGCAGGCAGGTTAACTACCAATAATATGGGCACGTTTAAAGCTTATCTGGCAAATAAGATTAGATACATTGAGTACAATCTGAATGAAAGAAGGATGGGTCTTGAAGAGTAGAGGATGTTGGCTTGGAGCCTTCATAGTTGCGAGATCCTACACATGCAGGTGCTGGATATGATACTGCCATTTTAGAAAGGAAGGGGCGTCGGCTTCTTTTTTTTGTTTAAATTTACATAACGACCAATTCATTATGACGACTGACAAAAAATTCTCACTTGATCTGGTTCTACGAAATCATGAAGTTTCCTTCGGAAGCTCTCCACCGGTTTCTTCTTCTCGCTTCGAGGGAAGAAATCATCGACTGGCTGGAATGGAACGACCCGAACGGAGTTTACCGGGACGAGCAATCAATTGCGGAGTTTGGTACGATTGTCAGCAAGGAGGAAGGGATTGAAATAATCAAACGACAACTGGGTCAATAGAACCAGACTATTTTCGAATTTGACAATATTTATTAGTTCAAAGAGGAGGCATAGAAATTAGATAAAACAGCAACGGACAATTTATTCTCCATTTTGTAATCGCGCAATTTGGCATTAATTAAATTATATGAAACGCCGTCCCATCCCTGTGGTAAACACCGTATTGTTTAAAGGGCTTAAAGGATTGTAAACAACAGAAGCTCGGTCGAAAGCAATGTCGAGAATTCGAGGGAAGGACACAAAATCCGAGATTGTTCTAAGAAAGGCTTTATGGGGCTTAGGAATACGTTACAGAAAAAATGACCCACGCTTACCCGGGAAGCCTGACATCGTTATTCAAAAATACAAATTGGTAATTTTCATCGATGGTGAATTTTGGCATGGTTCATAAGCCTAGCAAAAGCAACTATTGTTATTGTGGCCTTGGCACTAATTTGTTCAATGCTGCAAAAAGCTAAACAGGAAGGTGAAAAATTAAAGTAAAATACAAGTATTACGGAACATCAATCGAAACTGAAAAAAAAGTATTCCTCTCTGATTCAAATGGCTCTTACATTGGGAGAACAAATTCAGCCGTTTTCTTCTACAATTTTAAAAAACAAAAGTGTATCGGTTATACCTGCTGATGAAATCAAAATACTATCCATTGTTAGCAGAGAAGGATTATAGAACAATTGCTTTGAATCATTTCGGCTGCACCGACTGAATCATTTCAATAATCTTGTTAGGAGAATCGTCATTATCCGTTTGTACATAACCCGTTTGCTGCACACCATAAATGGTTTTGGTTGCTTCTAAAAGGACTGCATTTTTTGTGGTTGCATCGGCGTTGGGTGATTCTACAAACGCTTGAAAGCTAGCAAGAGCATTTGCCCGATGTTTATTGAGTATCTGATTATGTTTACTTGATTTATAATTCTTATTACAAATCGCAAGTCCATAAAAAAGAGCACTTATTGTAAGAATCTTTGTAAGATTGAACTGAATTATTTGGTTCACTGAAAACTTTGAAAATTCTTCATCTGTTACGAGCCAACTATAATAAACAGATGCACCTACGACCCCAATTAAACAGGCAAATACACCAGCTATCCAGCCTTTTGACGATGACCGAAAACTTTCAGACTCATCCCCAAATATTTGGGAAAAACTAGCAATTTGCTGTTTTGTTGGCAACATAGCCATATTATTAACTAATTCCGTAGCTAATATATTTTTTTCTTCTATGTCTTTTGTTGCATTAATAGCTCTCGATTCAAGTACTTCAATTTCCTCTTTACTACGGTTAAATTTCTTAATCAACAAAAAATTAATGACCGGCCCTATGTTGTTTATGAATTCTGAAATCTCACCTTGTAAAACACTGAGGAAAGCATCGAGTCTTAAATAAAAATCTTGGGCTAGTTTGTCAACATTTAATAAACTCCCACTCTTTTCCAATCTTTTATATTCATTAATCATGTCACTCCAACTTACATTAATTTCTAGTAAAGAATTAGTAGAATTAATGAGATTCCTTTTAATACTTTTTATAAGTGAGGGATCTAGTGGATTCAAAGATAATAGAACATCAAGTTGCTCCTTTGCATCAAATATTAAAGTTTGTACTGGATACTGGCCATCCTCATTTTTAAACAGCGTCTTAAATTTGACAAGAGTGTCTGAATCAAATAATATAGATTCCTGCAAGTCATTTAACATACTCCTTTCAACGGTCTTTTCAGATTTGGTGTGACTCTGGGACGAACTTGTTTTTGACATAATTGCTGTTGAATGATAGATTATAGGATAAATATGCAGCTTTAAAACTAATATAAAATTTTCACTACCAATTATAATTTTCTATATTCGGATCAGTCCGCAGCCCCAAAGATTTTAAATAAATATCAGTCATTTGAACTGTGCTGTGGCGTAGCATCATTTGCAACTGTTTTATTCCTACACCAGATAAATAGGCGTTGACCGCGCCGGTATGTTTCCAGGAATAAAGGGTGTAGCCTTTCTTGTGTAGTTGTAATGATTTCAGTACTTTTTCATGTCTCCGAAAAGCTACCTGCTTTCCTGTAATCACTTTGCCCGGTATTAATCCACTGCCAAATAAGTACAAAAATGGATCATATCTTGATAGGTTCATCTTTGAAATCAGAGCCAGCAAAGAGGAAATCATCTGTACAGTTTCTGTTTTTCCATTTTTCGATATCGCACCACGTATTAAAATATACTTTTCCTGCAATCTGATATCATTAATTTGTATAGCGTTCAACTCCCCAGGACGTATAAAAGCAAGATAAATAAAGCGTATATATATGTACAGTTCCGGATCATAATTTCTCATGTATCTTTCAATCGCTTCCCTGTCCTGATCCGTAAATGCAATGTTCTTAGCTGTAACAGCCTCCTTTAATTTTCTTGCCTTAAATGGATTTTCACGAATCGTTACACGATCCTTTAAATGACGATAAAGCGTGTTCAAATGTATTATTGTATTATTTGCAGTGCGTGGAGTATTCCCTAGTGAAGTGAGCAAGTAATCCCGGAATTTAATTACGTCTTTATCCGTGAAATCCTGAATTATTAGAATTCTATCACCAGCATATTCTTTCAACTTATTAATGGCAGACTGATAGGTTAAAATTGATTTCGGTTAGCATTGTTGTCAAGATGAGCAAAATCACCAATCGTTCAAGCAACCGCTTTTACTGCAGGTACACGGGCTCGGTGCTACGACGAAACAGTAATCGATGATCAGCGCTAGGACTTTCTGGATCTTCAGCAGCCAAAACTCATGACTATCA
The sequence above is drawn from the Dyadobacter subterraneus genome and encodes:
- a CDS encoding DUF2188 domain-containing protein, producing the protein MGKNQHVVPHNGDWGVRGEGNSRVTVITQTQAEAIQRAREIAINQQSELLIHGRNGQIRERNSYGNDPFPPEG
- a CDS encoding type II toxin-antitoxin system antitoxin SocA domain-containing protein, which translates into the protein MISPITGKEMQVRSEIAPLSFRKENFDVFYQFYECETSGIRFTDDALDKINITQVHNSYRAKYGIPFPDEIRQIRQRYGISANKMSEILGLGANSYRLYETGDVPSVAIGRLILSIKQPEEFIKQVSASSHIISKREADKLITNANLIINEWDKNKKKLFGISFHNNFAGELTGYKTLDLDKVSGIISYFNTVHAISLCKTKLNKLLFYTDFNAYQVYGYSMSGLSYQAIQYGPVPFRYDRLYLKLCESEKITIREKEYGDGIYGDDIRSNEKFDSFDFQDIDIEILEFVANKYGFLQTKIIVDRSHKETAWIENHEDSSLINYRYAFCLNEKISPKVIRELDKDLS
- a CDS encoding tyrosine-type recombinase/integrase codes for the protein MLTYQSAINKLKEYAGDRILIIQDFTDKDVIKFRDYLLTSLGNTPRTANNTIIHLNTLYRHLKDRVTIRENPFKARKLKEAVTAKNIAFTDQDREAIERYMRNYDPELYIYIRFIYLAFIRPGELNAIQINDIRLQEKYILIRGAISKNGKTETVQMISSLLALISKMNLSRYDPFLYLFGSGLIPGKVITGKQVAFRRHEKVLKSLQLHKKGYTLYSWKHTGAVNAYLSGVGIKQLQMMLRHSTVQMTDIYLKSLGLRTDPNIENYNW